TTCGTGAAATACGCTTCCGGCAATTTTCTGGGGCCGATCACCGATAAAGTGAAAGCCGGCGAGATCGACCTGAACAATTACGAAGCGAACCTGGGATCCATTTACACGCTTGGCGGACAAAACTATGCGATTCCGAAAGACTTCGATACGATCGGGCTCGCGTACAACAAAGAACTGTTCGACAAAGCGGGCATTCCGTATCCGGACGGTACGTGGGACTACACGAAACTGGCGCAAGCAGCCAAGCAGCTGAGCCAACCGGACAAAGGCATCTACGGCTTTGCGGCCAAGATGGATACGCAAACCGGCTACTGGAATGATATGCTCGCGAACGGCGGATTCATCATTTCCGCGGACGGCTCGAAATCCGGATATGACGATCCGGCGTCGATCGAAGCGCTGAAAGCCCGCTACCAAATGATTCTCGACAAATCTTCCCCGACGCATCAGCAAATGACGGATACGGATGCCACGGAGATGTTCAAATCCGGCAAAGTGGCCATGATCTTCGAAGGCGACTGGAGAACGACGGATATCGACAGCAGCGACATCATCAAAGGAAAATGGAACTGGGCTCCGCTTCCGAAAGGCAAAGTAAAACGCGGCAACATCATCAACGGTCTCGGCAACGTTATGGCGGCTTCAGGCAAACACAAAAACGAAGCTTGGCAGTTCCTCAAATTCCTTGGCTCGAAGCGCGCAGCGGAAATTACGGCGCAAATGGGCGCGGCAATCCCGGCATTCAAAGATACGCAAGCGGCATGGGTAAAATCGAAACCGCAGTTGAACCTGAAAGTGTTCATCGATCAGGCTGCGGATGCGATGCCGTACCCGGCAGGATCGAAAGCTTATCCGGTTTGGTTTACTAAAGAAGGAGAAATTATGGCGCAAGCTTGGGGCGGCAAAATCTCGAT
The window above is part of the Paenibacillus hamazuiensis genome. Proteins encoded here:
- a CDS encoding ABC transporter substrate-binding protein, which encodes MLFRKKVWIITMSVLIVFALALMGCSGSNSKDGEPASASGNSTPAGQNADKPKEDVTLTYTIWDQLQQPAMEAIAKEFTAQNPTIKVKVDVIPWGEYWTKMSAAAPAGTLPDVFWMHSGQFVKYASGNFLGPITDKVKAGEIDLNNYEANLGSIYTLGGQNYAIPKDFDTIGLAYNKELFDKAGIPYPDGTWDYTKLAQAAKQLSQPDKGIYGFAAKMDTQTGYWNDMLANGGFIISADGSKSGYDDPASIEALKARYQMILDKSSPTHQQMTDTDATEMFKSGKVAMIFEGDWRTTDIDSSDIIKGKWNWAPLPKGKVKRGNIINGLGNVMAASGKHKNEAWQFLKFLGSKRAAEITAQMGAAIPAFKDTQAAWVKSKPQLNLKVFIDQAADAMPYPAGSKAYPVWFTKEGEIMAQAWGGKISIEDGAKQVAAMMNQAIASNK